A DNA window from Streptomyces canus contains the following coding sequences:
- a CDS encoding ABC transporter ATP-binding protein yields MPERTRSLTVAELSADDLAAALAPRSSAPTGKSLSVTGLSKSYGGTTVVDGVDMEIAAGEFVTFLGSSGSGKTTTLMMLAGFTEPDSGSITVDGRDITQLNPGKRDFGFVFQQYLLFPHMTVAENVAFPLQLRGVDKAEIRRRVGETLEAAGLSKFAGRKPRELSGGQQQRVALCRVLVYRPPIVLMDEPLGALDKRLRDQMQTEIKSIQRELGLTVIYVTHDQEEALVLSDRIAIMKDGRIEQFDTPRGLFERPRTPFVADFLGAANFLTGRAEDGGGDDCTRVRLDTGGVLTARAHPCVPGQSVRAAVRPGKLRLVGAEEGCCSGTVETAVYVGSLTRITVRLDGAAPGTQPLRIETAAVPPRPGERVCVTADRDDVSVFDATDGG; encoded by the coding sequence ATGCCTGAGCGGACCCGGAGTCTGACCGTTGCAGAGCTCTCCGCCGACGACCTCGCCGCTGCCCTGGCCCCTCGCTCCTCCGCACCGACGGGCAAGTCGTTGTCGGTGACGGGGCTGTCCAAGTCCTATGGCGGGACGACGGTGGTCGACGGCGTGGACATGGAGATCGCGGCGGGTGAGTTCGTCACCTTCCTCGGCTCGTCCGGTTCCGGCAAGACGACCACGCTGATGATGCTGGCCGGGTTCACCGAGCCCGACTCCGGCAGCATCACCGTCGACGGCCGGGACATCACCCAACTCAATCCGGGCAAGCGTGACTTCGGTTTCGTCTTCCAGCAGTACCTGCTCTTCCCGCACATGACGGTCGCCGAGAACGTCGCCTTCCCCCTGCAGCTGCGAGGGGTGGACAAGGCGGAGATCCGCCGCCGGGTGGGGGAGACGCTGGAGGCGGCGGGCCTGTCGAAGTTCGCCGGCCGCAAGCCCCGTGAGCTCTCCGGTGGTCAGCAGCAGCGGGTCGCCCTGTGCCGGGTCCTGGTCTACCGTCCGCCGATCGTGCTGATGGACGAACCGCTGGGCGCGCTGGACAAGAGGCTCCGCGACCAGATGCAGACCGAGATCAAGTCCATCCAGCGCGAACTCGGCCTGACTGTCATCTACGTGACGCACGATCAGGAGGAGGCGCTGGTCCTGTCGGACCGGATCGCCATCATGAAGGACGGCCGCATCGAGCAGTTCGACACTCCCCGCGGCCTGTTCGAACGCCCCCGCACCCCGTTCGTCGCGGACTTCCTGGGCGCCGCCAACTTCCTCACCGGCAGGGCCGAGGACGGCGGGGGCGACGACTGCACCCGCGTACGCCTCGACACCGGGGGCGTGCTCACGGCCCGCGCCCACCCCTGCGTGCCCGGACAGAGCGTGCGGGCTGCGGTGCGGCCGGGCAAGCTGCGCCTGGTCGGCGCCGAGGAGGGCTGCTGTTCCGGCACGGTCGAGACGGCCGTCTACGTCGGCTCGCTGACCCGGATCACCGTGCGCCTGGACGGTGCCGCTCCGGGGACGCAGCCGCTGCGGATCGAGACCGCCGCCGTCCCGCCACGTCCCGGCGAGCGGGTGTGTGTCACCGCCGACCGGGACGACGTCAGCGTCTTCGACGCGACGGACGGGGGGTGA
- a CDS encoding ABC transporter substrate-binding protein, whose translation MEANRIGRRTVLRTAGALAATTVVTGCGTLMGSSESRGSGGSKKRLVVSNSGGAYNDALTEAIYEPFAKETGITVTTVNYQSAQIIAQVKQGRPQVDLMDNTLLNFQKMAGLECLEPVDQDRLKSVKGAGIAEHNLPAHAVGKNVWASVMAYRTDSLKRAPKSWADFWNTHSFSGPRSLQSAEADLPELEFALLADGVPLDRLYPLDVDRAFASMSRIRGDVKKFWNTGALPAVLLGRKEVVMTSLWGGRADELIKQGQPVAYQWNGARRMTNGWGIPKGAGNTDAAYQLIDFSLRPEVQAAFAKLSPTGGPVVPAATKLISEDVLATLPTSPQNLKIGFDADAAWWDKNRDAVTKRWQEWADA comes from the coding sequence ATGGAAGCCAACCGGATAGGCCGCAGAACCGTACTCCGCACCGCAGGCGCGCTGGCCGCCACCACCGTGGTGACCGGCTGCGGCACCCTCATGGGCAGCAGCGAAAGCCGCGGCTCGGGCGGCTCCAAGAAGCGGCTCGTCGTCAGCAACAGTGGTGGCGCCTACAACGACGCTCTGACCGAGGCGATCTACGAGCCGTTCGCCAAGGAGACCGGCATCACGGTCACGACGGTCAACTACCAGTCGGCGCAGATCATCGCCCAGGTCAAGCAGGGCCGTCCGCAGGTGGACCTGATGGACAACACACTGCTGAACTTCCAGAAGATGGCGGGGCTGGAGTGTCTGGAGCCGGTGGACCAGGACCGGCTGAAGAGTGTCAAGGGCGCCGGGATCGCGGAGCACAACCTGCCGGCACACGCGGTCGGCAAGAACGTGTGGGCGAGCGTGATGGCGTACCGCACGGACAGCCTGAAGCGTGCCCCGAAGAGCTGGGCCGACTTCTGGAACACGCACTCCTTCAGCGGTCCGCGCTCCCTGCAGAGCGCGGAGGCCGACCTGCCGGAGCTTGAGTTCGCGCTGCTGGCCGACGGGGTTCCGCTGGACAGGCTGTACCCGCTGGACGTGGACCGGGCGTTCGCGTCGATGTCGCGGATCCGCGGAGACGTGAAGAAGTTCTGGAACACCGGCGCCCTGCCGGCCGTCCTGCTCGGCCGCAAGGAGGTCGTCATGACCTCCCTGTGGGGCGGCCGCGCCGATGAACTGATCAAGCAGGGGCAGCCGGTCGCCTACCAGTGGAACGGCGCCCGCAGGATGACCAACGGCTGGGGCATCCCGAAGGGCGCGGGCAACACGGACGCGGCCTACCAGCTGATCGACTTCTCGCTGCGTCCCGAGGTGCAGGCGGCGTTCGCCAAGCTCAGCCCCACCGGCGGCCCGGTCGTCCCGGCGGCAACCAAGCTGATCTCGGAGGACGTCCTGGCCACGCTGCCGACCTCGCCGCAGAACCTCAAGATCGGGTTCGACGCGGATGCCGCCTGGTGGGACAAGAACCGTGACGCCGTCACCAAGCGCTGGCAGGAGTGGGCCGATGCCTGA
- a CDS encoding haloacid dehalogenase type II yields the protein MPIPSFQFRPKYVSFDCYGTLIEWPMTPITRELVGDQIPAEHWDQFVREFRGYRYDQVRGEYYPYEQVLQDSFERVCRKWGVKAAPDAGKRFADGVRSWGPHADVPEPLKKMGEHYKLVIFSNAGDAFLEESVPRLGADFHAVFTAEQAGYYKPRYAAFEYMLDQLDASPEDFVHVSSHTRYDLMPMHDMGFRNLILLDRGCDPVTHGYDYVPVKSLDELNTMLGI from the coding sequence ATGCCCATTCCGTCGTTTCAGTTCCGGCCGAAGTACGTCTCGTTCGACTGCTACGGCACGTTGATCGAGTGGCCGATGACCCCCATCACGCGTGAACTCGTCGGCGACCAGATCCCGGCCGAGCACTGGGACCAGTTCGTCCGGGAGTTCCGCGGCTACCGCTACGACCAGGTCCGCGGCGAGTACTACCCCTATGAGCAGGTGCTGCAGGACTCCTTCGAGAGGGTCTGCCGCAAGTGGGGTGTGAAGGCGGCGCCGGACGCGGGCAAGCGGTTCGCCGACGGCGTGCGCAGCTGGGGCCCGCACGCCGACGTGCCGGAACCGCTGAAGAAGATGGGCGAGCACTACAAGCTGGTGATCTTCTCCAACGCCGGGGACGCCTTCCTGGAGGAGAGCGTGCCCCGGCTCGGGGCGGACTTCCACGCGGTCTTCACCGCGGAGCAGGCCGGCTACTACAAGCCCCGGTACGCCGCGTTCGAGTACATGCTCGACCAGCTCGACGCGTCCCCCGAGGACTTCGTGCACGTCTCCTCGCACACCCGCTACGACCTGATGCCGATGCACGACATGGGTTTCCGCAACCTGATCCTCCTGGACCGGGGCTGCGACCCGGTCACCCACGGCTACGACTACGTGCCGGTGAAGTCCCTGGACGAGCTCAACACCATGCTCGGCATCTGA
- the solA gene encoding N-methyl-L-tryptophan oxidase → MRIPKRVAVIGAGSMGSQAMWRLAARGAEVIGYDRYAPGHDRGAAGGETRIFRAVHLGEPRYIPLLRLADRMWDHLQGESRFSLRRRSGCLVMGETASPSMGRLLAAGAAHRLDHEVLDREELARRYPQHRLPDGHTAVLDRRGAVIRPEASIQAAATRAEQLGARLHRYTPVREIAPAAGGGVHIVTDQGTDHVDTAVVTVGPWVNTLLPDLPQAVDVRRLISSWHIPTRHDWFAGGAPAFVRSTPHDCYGLPSPDGMSVKLGLSFKLGLHSARHLPVPDPQRLDRTVRPEELATMREFISELMPDLNPDPIRMSAYMEGYTDSGNPLVGRLPGEDDIIVMAGFSGSGFKLSPAMGEIAADLALDGTTDHPVDFLAPAAADAV, encoded by the coding sequence ATGCGCATCCCGAAGCGCGTCGCCGTGATCGGTGCCGGCAGCATGGGCAGCCAGGCCATGTGGCGACTGGCGGCCCGCGGAGCCGAGGTCATTGGCTACGACCGGTACGCGCCGGGTCACGACCGCGGTGCGGCCGGGGGCGAGACCCGTATCTTCCGAGCCGTCCACCTCGGCGAACCCCGCTACATTCCGCTGCTGCGGCTCGCCGACCGGATGTGGGACCACCTCCAGGGCGAGAGCCGGTTCTCGCTGCGACGCCGCAGCGGATGCCTGGTGATGGGCGAAACCGCGTCGCCCTCCATGGGCCGCCTCCTCGCCGCCGGCGCCGCCCACCGGCTGGATCACGAGGTACTGGACCGGGAGGAACTCGCCCGCCGCTACCCGCAGCACCGCCTCCCGGACGGGCACACCGCCGTCCTCGACCGGAGGGGCGCCGTCATCAGGCCCGAGGCGTCGATCCAGGCCGCCGCCACCCGTGCCGAGCAACTGGGCGCCCGGCTGCACCGCTACACCCCCGTGCGGGAGATCGCGCCCGCGGCAGGCGGCGGGGTGCACATCGTCACCGATCAGGGCACGGATCACGTGGACACCGCGGTGGTGACCGTGGGCCCCTGGGTCAACACCCTGCTCCCCGACCTGCCGCAGGCGGTCGACGTCCGCCGGCTGATCAGCTCCTGGCACATCCCCACCCGCCACGACTGGTTCGCGGGCGGCGCCCCCGCCTTCGTACGCAGCACACCCCACGACTGCTACGGGTTGCCGTCGCCCGACGGCATGTCCGTCAAGCTGGGCCTCTCCTTCAAGCTGGGCCTCCACTCCGCGCGCCATCTGCCGGTACCCGACCCCCAACGGCTCGACCGGACGGTCCGCCCGGAGGAACTCGCCACCATGCGCGAGTTCATCAGCGAGCTGATGCCCGACCTGAACCCCGACCCCATCAGGATGTCGGCCTACATGGAGGGCTACACCGACTCCGGAAACCCGCTCGTCGGCCGCCTCCCCGGCGAGGACGACATCATCGTCATGGCCGGTTTCTCCGGCAGCGGCTTCAAACTGTCGCCCGCGATGGGCGAGATCGCCGCCGACCTAGCCCTGGACGGCACCACCGACCATCCCGTCGACTTCCTGGCACCGGCCGCAGCCGACGCCGTCTGA
- a CDS encoding PucR family transcriptional regulator — MPPRHLANGHFPTITQVLRLPVLAEGMPRVLAGESQLDRAVRWVHVTELLNPADFLEGGELVLTTGMPYPEDASELRDYVDQLADVGAAGLIVELGYRYRKVPGELVAACRARQVPLVELARGVRFIDVTQTVHALILDAQGALLRRGRDIQDVFTALTLRGADPEELVHTTAELTGAPVVLEDLNHRVLMCELLGRPYEPVVSAWSRRSRAAPTPERITPSGPEGWLIAPVQDHRGLWGRLVLLEGRLNAEPDPEHVLVLERAAVALTMARLAGPAWWERRAHRSVLRDLYERRFRSPADARARAEALGLPAFGHRLFALVIRHTCTGTEGEHLDERIAKALAQTGVRALVGETAPGRIGVLLALAQASAWQPVAERIGRLTREELGPEAVVAVGPGVTDLAGIARSWQEAVQTAEAITPASPERWFYVLADVGLPELLGVLREDTRLQRYAERQLTRLIEHDDRNSGDLLPALRAYLAAAGNKSVAAKRAGMSRQAYYQRLHTIERLLGCDLESGLQRTSLHVAVLVLDAREAVVPGA; from the coding sequence ATGCCGCCCAGACATCTCGCAAACGGGCACTTCCCCACGATCACGCAGGTACTGCGCCTGCCCGTGCTCGCCGAAGGGATGCCGCGCGTGCTGGCCGGTGAGTCACAGCTGGACAGGGCGGTGCGCTGGGTGCATGTCACCGAGCTGCTCAATCCCGCCGATTTCCTGGAGGGCGGCGAGCTGGTCCTGACCACCGGCATGCCGTACCCCGAGGACGCCTCCGAGCTGCGGGACTACGTCGACCAGCTCGCCGACGTCGGCGCGGCCGGTCTGATCGTGGAGCTCGGTTACCGGTACCGGAAGGTGCCCGGCGAGCTGGTGGCGGCGTGCCGTGCCCGTCAAGTGCCGCTGGTCGAGCTGGCCCGAGGCGTCCGGTTCATCGACGTCACGCAGACGGTGCACGCGCTCATCCTTGACGCCCAGGGGGCCCTGCTGCGGCGCGGGAGGGACATCCAGGACGTCTTCACCGCCCTGACGCTGCGGGGCGCGGACCCCGAGGAACTGGTGCACACCACCGCGGAGCTCACCGGAGCCCCGGTGGTGCTGGAGGATCTCAACCACCGGGTCCTGATGTGCGAACTGCTCGGCCGGCCGTACGAGCCGGTGGTGTCGGCCTGGTCGCGGCGTTCGCGGGCCGCCCCGACCCCGGAGAGGATCACGCCGAGCGGCCCGGAGGGGTGGCTGATCGCGCCGGTGCAGGACCACCGGGGGCTGTGGGGGCGGCTGGTCCTGCTGGAGGGCCGGCTGAACGCCGAGCCCGACCCGGAACACGTCCTGGTGCTGGAGCGTGCGGCGGTCGCGCTGACCATGGCGCGCCTGGCCGGGCCTGCCTGGTGGGAACGCCGGGCCCACCGCTCCGTGCTGCGGGACCTGTACGAACGGCGCTTCCGCTCCCCCGCGGACGCACGCGCCCGCGCCGAGGCACTGGGGCTCCCGGCCTTCGGGCACCGGCTCTTCGCCCTGGTCATCCGCCACACCTGCACCGGCACCGAGGGTGAGCACCTCGACGAACGGATCGCGAAGGCGCTGGCGCAGACCGGCGTCCGCGCCCTGGTCGGCGAGACGGCCCCGGGTCGGATCGGCGTTCTTCTGGCACTGGCACAGGCGAGCGCCTGGCAGCCGGTCGCCGAGCGGATCGGCCGTCTGACCCGGGAGGAGCTGGGGCCGGAGGCCGTCGTCGCCGTCGGCCCCGGGGTGACCGACCTCGCCGGGATCGCCCGGTCGTGGCAGGAGGCGGTGCAGACGGCCGAGGCCATCACACCGGCCTCCCCGGAGCGGTGGTTCTACGTCCTCGCCGACGTCGGGCTGCCGGAGTTGCTGGGCGTCCTGCGGGAGGACACCCGTCTTCAGCGGTACGCGGAACGGCAGCTGACCCGCCTCATCGAGCACGACGACCGCAACAGCGGCGATCTGCTCCCGGCACTGCGCGCCTATCTGGCGGCGGCCGGGAACAAGTCGGTCGCGGCGAAACGCGCCGGCATGTCCCGGCAGGCGTACTACCAGCGCCTTCACACCATCGAACGGCTCCTCGGCTGCGACCTGGAGTCAGGTCTGCAGCGCACGTCCCTGCACGTCGCGGTGCTGGTCCTGGACGCCCGGGAAGCAGTTGTTCCCGGCGCATGA
- a CDS encoding tartrate dehydrogenase, with protein MTTNHRIALIPGDGIGAEVLPPAQQVLDVLGRRHGFTLSYTSYDWSCERYLREGAMMPADGIDQLRDKDAILLGAVGYPGVPDHVSLWGLLIPIRRRFRQYVNLRPIRVFEGIDSPVRGARPGEVDFVVVRENMEGEYSEVGGRLNRDSPEEMAVQEAVFTRAGVTRVLDYAFTLASRRGGRLTSATKSNGIVHTMPFWDQLVTERAASFPQVAWDQEHIDALAAKFVLEPARFDVVVASNLFGDILSDLAAAVAGSIGVAPAANLNPERDFPSMFEPVHGSAPDIAGQGIANPLGAIWSAAMMLDHLGQPAAARDITDAIASILAKTDVRTRDLGGTATTAEFTDRLIELL; from the coding sequence ATGACGACCAACCACCGTATTGCCCTGATCCCCGGCGACGGCATCGGCGCCGAGGTACTGCCCCCAGCCCAGCAGGTGCTCGATGTTCTCGGCCGCCGCCACGGTTTCACCCTGTCCTACACGTCGTACGACTGGTCGTGCGAGCGGTACCTGCGGGAGGGCGCGATGATGCCCGCCGACGGGATCGACCAGCTGCGCGACAAGGACGCGATCCTGCTGGGCGCGGTGGGATACCCGGGGGTGCCCGACCATGTCTCGCTGTGGGGGCTGCTGATCCCGATCCGGCGCAGGTTCCGCCAGTACGTGAACCTCCGGCCCATCCGTGTCTTCGAAGGCATCGACAGTCCGGTGCGCGGCGCACGGCCGGGCGAGGTCGATTTCGTTGTCGTGCGCGAGAACATGGAAGGCGAGTACAGCGAGGTCGGCGGCCGACTCAACAGGGACTCCCCGGAAGAGATGGCCGTGCAGGAGGCCGTGTTCACCCGGGCCGGCGTCACACGTGTGCTGGACTACGCCTTCACGCTCGCCTCCCGGCGCGGCGGCCGCCTGACCTCCGCGACCAAGTCGAACGGCATCGTGCACACCATGCCGTTCTGGGACCAGCTCGTCACCGAGCGGGCCGCCTCGTTCCCGCAGGTCGCCTGGGACCAGGAGCACATCGACGCGCTCGCGGCCAAGTTCGTCCTCGAGCCGGCCCGCTTCGACGTCGTCGTCGCCTCCAACCTCTTCGGCGACATCCTCAGCGACCTCGCGGCCGCGGTCGCGGGATCCATCGGCGTCGCCCCGGCGGCCAACCTCAACCCCGAGCGGGACTTCCCCTCGATGTTCGAGCCGGTGCACGGCTCCGCGCCCGACATCGCGGGGCAGGGCATCGCCAACCCGCTGGGCGCGATCTGGTCCGCGGCCATGATGCTCGACCACCTCGGCCAACCCGCCGCGGCCAGGGACATCACCGACGCGATCGCCTCGATCCTGGCCAAGACCGATGTCCGCACCCGTGACCTGGGCGGAACCGCGACCACCGCCGAGTTCACCGACAGGCTGATCGAGCTCCTCTGA
- a CDS encoding LysR family transcriptional regulator yields MDIRQLEYFLAIVDRGGFNRAASALYVSQPSLSQAVRALERDLGSELFHRIGRRAVLTEAGRALIEPAREAVRSLQTARASVAAVHELREGRLDVASTPSQAVEPLTTLVSAFSHRYPGVRVNINAAFTSRDVIDMVRTGAVELGLLASAGPVSDKEVVSHALGRQRLVLVVPADGPFADRTAVECGELAGQRLIVGQVGSGMRAYVDALREQGVEFTVAAETEHRVSLMPLVLAGVGLAVVTDSWRDLAGRLGARVLDIEPETTLEIALVSRRGSLSPAAAAFVTGATTPAGS; encoded by the coding sequence ATGGACATCCGGCAGCTGGAGTACTTCCTCGCGATTGTCGATCGCGGGGGGTTCAACCGTGCGGCCTCGGCCCTGTACGTGTCGCAGCCGTCGCTGTCACAGGCCGTGCGGGCGCTGGAGCGTGATCTCGGCTCCGAGCTGTTCCATCGCATCGGGCGCAGGGCAGTCCTGACGGAGGCCGGAAGGGCCCTGATCGAGCCTGCCCGGGAGGCCGTGCGGAGTCTGCAGACGGCGCGGGCGAGTGTCGCGGCGGTGCATGAGCTGCGTGAGGGGCGCCTGGATGTGGCATCCACGCCGTCGCAGGCGGTGGAACCGCTGACCACCTTGGTGAGTGCCTTCAGCCACCGGTATCCCGGCGTCCGGGTGAACATCAATGCGGCGTTCACGTCGCGTGATGTGATCGACATGGTGCGCACCGGTGCCGTGGAGCTGGGGCTCCTGGCGTCCGCCGGCCCGGTCTCCGACAAGGAAGTGGTCTCACATGCGCTGGGGCGGCAGCGTCTTGTGCTGGTGGTGCCGGCCGACGGCCCGTTCGCTGACCGGACGGCGGTGGAGTGCGGGGAGCTTGCGGGACAGCGGCTGATCGTCGGGCAGGTGGGAAGCGGGATGCGCGCCTACGTCGACGCGCTGCGGGAACAGGGCGTCGAGTTCACCGTCGCCGCCGAGACCGAGCACCGCGTGTCGCTCATGCCCCTGGTGCTGGCCGGGGTCGGGCTCGCGGTGGTCACGGATTCCTGGCGGGACCTCGCCGGGCGGCTGGGCGCGCGCGTCCTGGACATCGAGCCGGAGACCACCTTGGAGATCGCTCTCGTCAGCCGCCGCGGCAGCCTGTCGCCCGCAGCCGCCGCGTTCGTCACGGGCGCAACCACGCCCGCCGGCAGCTGA
- a CDS encoding LacI family DNA-binding transcriptional regulator, producing MWTDEQQREPSGHASDGPRRRATIHDVAQLAGVSRQTVSRAVNDKGEIDPDTEARVLEAVRMLDYRPSRFARGLVRKGTVTAGLVIPDLMNPFFPEVAAGVLEAAEERGWQVVVWDTRTDGAKEREALGVLSHQADAVMGYFKNDDEVLARYLGGLPLVLLERGPQQTRFAAVGIDAAAGLEQGIAHLVRAGHRRIGMLDGDRLAPGPRREAFLAEVRRHGLPVDDGWIVMSVGHGVAGGEAAMEQLLDARPQLTAVFGFNDLIAVGAIRAARRRGRRVPEDLAVLGFDGLSLGELVEPALTTLRLDKRRLGRLAVEQVARLRAGEKPLTGADAWVAPELVVRASA from the coding sequence ATGTGGACCGACGAGCAGCAGCGGGAGCCCAGTGGTCACGCGTCCGACGGTCCTCGTCGCCGGGCCACGATTCACGACGTGGCGCAGCTCGCGGGAGTGTCACGGCAGACGGTCTCCCGGGCGGTGAACGACAAGGGTGAGATCGACCCGGACACCGAGGCGCGGGTGCTCGAAGCCGTGCGGATGCTGGACTACCGGCCCAGCCGGTTCGCGCGCGGGCTGGTGCGGAAGGGGACGGTGACCGCGGGGCTGGTCATTCCGGATCTGATGAATCCGTTCTTTCCCGAGGTGGCGGCCGGGGTCCTGGAGGCCGCCGAGGAGCGTGGCTGGCAGGTGGTGGTGTGGGACACCCGCACCGACGGTGCCAAGGAGCGGGAGGCGCTCGGCGTGCTGTCCCACCAGGCGGACGCCGTGATGGGCTACTTCAAGAACGACGACGAGGTCCTCGCCCGGTACCTCGGCGGTCTGCCGCTCGTCCTGCTGGAACGCGGCCCGCAGCAGACCCGGTTCGCGGCCGTCGGGATCGACGCCGCGGCAGGTCTCGAACAGGGCATCGCCCACCTGGTCCGGGCAGGTCACCGGCGGATCGGCATGCTGGACGGTGACCGGCTCGCCCCCGGGCCCCGACGGGAGGCGTTCCTGGCCGAGGTACGGCGGCACGGGCTGCCGGTCGATGACGGCTGGATCGTGATGTCCGTCGGCCACGGTGTCGCGGGAGGCGAGGCCGCGATGGAACAACTCCTCGACGCCCGGCCCCAGTTGACCGCGGTGTTCGGCTTCAACGACCTGATCGCCGTCGGCGCGATACGAGCCGCCCGGCGCCGGGGCCGGCGGGTGCCGGAGGACCTGGCCGTGCTGGGCTTCGACGGGCTCTCCCTGGGCGAACTGGTGGAACCCGCCCTCACCACCCTGCGGCTCGACAAGCGCCGGCTGGGGCGGCTGGCCGTCGAGCAGGTCGCACGGCTGCGGGCCGGCGAGAAGCCGCTGACCGGCGCGGATGCCTGGGTGGCACCTGAGCTGGTGGTACGCGCCTCGGCCTGA
- a CDS encoding 1-aminocyclopropane-1-carboxylate deaminase, translating into MPLSSYARYPLLFGPSPVHRLERLTAHLGGAALWAKREDCNSGIAYGGNKTRKLEYLVADALAKGCDTLVSIGGVQSNHTRQVAACAARAGLKCVLVQESWVDWPDAVYDKVGNILISRLAGADVRLVKAGFGIGFKDSWEQALRDVEESGGKPYAIPAGASDHPLGGLGFAAWAYEVADQERELGVFFDTVVVCSVTGSTQAGMVAGFRALEEAGGRPRRVLGIDASAKPVATREQIARIAHSTGQLIGVRKELTEEDVELDERYHAGVYGIPDETTLEAMRLAARTEGMVTDPVYEGKSMAGMIDLVRRGEIGADSTVLYAHLGGQPALNGYSALFQPGPRPLP; encoded by the coding sequence ATGCCCCTTTCGTCCTACGCCCGTTACCCCCTCCTCTTCGGGCCGTCCCCCGTCCACCGCCTGGAGCGCCTCACCGCGCACCTCGGCGGCGCCGCGCTGTGGGCCAAGCGCGAGGACTGCAACTCCGGGATCGCGTACGGCGGCAACAAGACCCGCAAGCTGGAGTACCTGGTCGCCGACGCGCTCGCCAAGGGCTGTGACACCCTCGTCTCGATCGGCGGCGTCCAGTCCAACCACACCCGCCAGGTCGCCGCGTGCGCCGCCCGGGCCGGGCTCAAGTGCGTGCTGGTGCAGGAGAGTTGGGTGGACTGGCCGGACGCCGTCTACGACAAGGTCGGCAACATCCTGATCAGCCGGCTCGCCGGGGCCGACGTACGGCTGGTGAAGGCCGGGTTCGGGATCGGGTTCAAGGACAGCTGGGAGCAGGCGCTCAGGGATGTCGAGGAGTCGGGCGGAAAGCCGTACGCCATCCCGGCCGGCGCCTCCGACCACCCTCTCGGCGGGCTGGGGTTCGCCGCGTGGGCGTACGAAGTCGCCGATCAGGAGCGGGAGTTGGGCGTCTTCTTCGACACGGTCGTGGTCTGCTCGGTGACCGGCTCCACCCAGGCCGGTATGGTCGCCGGGTTCCGGGCGCTGGAGGAGGCGGGCGGCCGGCCCCGGCGCGTGCTCGGCATCGACGCCTCCGCCAAGCCCGTCGCCACCCGGGAACAGATCGCGCGGATCGCCCACAGCACCGGTCAACTCATCGGCGTACGGAAGGAGTTGACCGAGGAGGACGTAGAGCTCGACGAGCGGTACCACGCGGGTGTCTACGGCATCCCCGACGAGACCACGCTGGAGGCGATGCGCCTCGCCGCCCGTACCGAGGGCATGGTCACCGACCCCGTGTACGAGGGCAAGTCGATGGCCGGGATGATCGACCTGGTCCGGCGGGGCGAGATCGGCGCGGACTCCACCGTGCTCTACGCCCACCTCGGAGGGCAGCCGGCTCTCAACGGGTACAGCGCGCTGTTCCAGCCCGGGCCGCGCCCGTTGCCGTGA
- a CDS encoding GntR family transcriptional regulator, whose amino-acid sequence MEAIRPLARALLRDRAYASIRDAIVAGEIEPGAVVRDADLAERLGLSRAPVREAFARLVDEGLLESKPQSYTRVTQVVAAEVRDAAAVVGAMHELVTRVAVPRLFAADIETMRTANERFAGAVTAGDVDEALHADDALHDVLVRVSGNRAAAATIARYTPLIRRLERRRFGEGGNCRSAGLHDRLIEACAAGDVDEAVRVTAEIWRGLAELADSD is encoded by the coding sequence ATGGAGGCCATACGACCCCTCGCCCGCGCCCTGCTCCGGGACCGCGCCTACGCGTCCATCCGGGACGCCATCGTGGCCGGCGAGATCGAGCCCGGGGCGGTGGTGCGGGACGCCGATCTCGCCGAGCGGCTCGGGCTGTCGCGCGCGCCGGTGCGGGAGGCCTTCGCGCGGCTCGTCGACGAGGGGCTGCTGGAGAGCAAACCGCAGAGCTACACGCGGGTGACCCAGGTCGTCGCCGCCGAGGTGCGGGACGCCGCCGCCGTGGTCGGGGCCATGCACGAACTGGTCACCCGGGTCGCCGTGCCCCGGCTGTTCGCCGCCGACATCGAGACGATGCGCACGGCCAACGAACGGTTCGCGGGCGCCGTCACCGCCGGTGACGTGGACGAAGCCCTGCACGCCGACGACGCCCTGCACGACGTCCTCGTCCGCGTCAGCGGCAACCGCGCGGCCGCCGCCACCATCGCCCGCTACACCCCGCTCATCCGACGGCTGGAGCGCCGGCGCTTCGGCGAGGGCGGCAACTGCCGCTCGGCGGGCCTGCACGACCGGCTGATCGAGGCCTGCGCGGCCGGTGACGTGGACGAGGCGGTCCGGGTCACGGCGGAGATCTGGCGGGGCCTGGCCGAGCTGGCCGACAGCGACTGA